AAAATTCCAACAATTGCTGCATTTTATCTCGGTCTAATTCCATCCATTGACCGCGAAAATGCACTAAAGGAGCCTTAGCATTAATTAATTGTTCCCATTCTTGGGGTGTGACAATTTGCTCACCAATTGCCAATTCATATTCATACTGTACTAGAGAATTTAAGCCGAAATAGCTTTTGGTTTCACCTTTTGTTGGTGTTAATTTTTTACCGGAAGCTTTGAGGCGAATTTTGGCACGACGGCGACCTGCGGGAGTATACCAAGCAGGTACAATTACTTTAAAACCTGCGTCTTCTAACACCCAAGCACTTTCTTGCAGAAAAGCAAATGCTTCTTCTAAAGTTAATTGCATTCCTGTAGGTTGATCGGTTTCCAATCCCTGCCATAATTTAGGATACATCCTCGCTGCATAACCTAAATTCAGCAATAAATGCGTTTCAAAATCTTTGCCAAATTGTTTATGTACACCAGCTTTACCTGTTTTATTCATCCTCCAGTATTCTGACAAATCCAACTTCAGGGAAGGGTCTTGTTTACTGGCTACCAAAAATTGCATTTGCCAATTGTCTATCTCTTCAGCAGTAGGAGAATACAATTGGAAGCAAAGATGAAAAACAGCATCAGCTTGAGTACGGTTGATTTTAGTTTTCCATGCTAACCATTGCTGATATTCTGCAAAAGCTTGATTTGTTTTTAAGGGATTATGTCGATAGGGATAAAGACAATATTCAACTAAAGAATCGGCAATTTGTTTATCAAAAGCTGCTGTAGAGGGTGTATGCGTCACTATATCTGTCAGAATAGACTCAGAAAAGTGACGCAATAATGTTGCTCTATCGAAAAACTCAATTTTATCGCTTGGTGTTGCCGCACCTGCCACACAAATCAGCGGCATATAATCAATATACTTTTTAATATTTTCTTCGTAGCTAGGAGAAATAATTTCCCAAGTAGCGTAAATTTCAAAAGGTTGTAGAATTGATGACTTGCCTTTTTTCTTAGTTGTGACTGATTCTAACTGTCGATATTTTAACGCTGGAATATATTGGTCTTTCAGGATTATTTGCTTAAAAGCTTGGGTGTAGTGATACCAAAACAATAAATCAGAACCAAGTTGCACTTCATCGGCATTGTGTAGCGCTAAAAAATGTATATCGTTGAGAAGTTTGATAACATTATTTACTTTTGCTGTCTTAGCAGATGTTACAGTTCCATAACAATCTACCTGCCAATATTGAAAATCATCATAATCTTCTGAGATTTCTACTTCCAGATACTTAATTAATTCTGGTGAAGGTAATGGTTGATTATTGGCAGTTGGTAGAGCAAAGTATTTTGATGATACGCGTTGACTTAATTGATTTGCTGTTTCTTTTAATCCCAAAGCTTGCGTCAAAAACACGATTAACTCGGCTTTCTGTAGATGTCCGGGATGAATATTTTGCTGATTAGCACGGCTTTTTTTTATTATTGGGGTTTCTATCCACAAATAAAAAGAGCCTGGCTGAATAAAGTCAGATGCTGCATTTGGTATCCAGGTGCCATGAATAACTTTCATAGTTGCGATGCTCTGGATTTTCTAGTAATTCTATGTGTTTAGAATTACTTTACCAAAGTAGAGTGTTACATCGTCAATGATTAGGAAATAAAAAAATAAATTATCAAATCTTCGTAACACCAGTGCGCGATCGCGCCGCCATCTGACTGTTGACTATTGACTTTTGACTTCCTGCTCGATCGCTATTGCTAATTCGTCTGGATCGACAGGCTTAGTAATGTGTCTTTGGAAACCTGCGGCGAGAATTTTTTGATTGTTAGCTTCGCCAGCAAATGCTGTCAGCGCGATCGCCGGGACTCTCTCTACACCTGATGCTTTTAAGGCTCTAACTTGACGGATCAGTGTATAACCGTCGATTTCTGGCATAGCGATATCGCTGATTAATAAATCTGGTTGAATTTTGGCGATCGCTTTCAGTGCTTGACTAGCTGAAGCAACTGCTGTGACTTCAACGCCATATTGCTCTAAGATAAAAGTGATTAAATCCAGGCTATCAACATCATCATCCACTGCAACTATCCGCAAACCTTGAAGATTTGGGGAATCATTGGGTAACTGTTTATCCTCATGTTTGGCAGAGACAAGCGTCATCACAGGTAGGTTGACTGTAAAAGTTGCGCCTAAACCTTCTCCGGGACTGGCAACTTGTACAGAGCCACCGTGGAGTTCGACAATGTGCCGAACAATTGCTAACCCTAATCCTAAACCCCCAAATTTTCTGGTTGTTACATCGTCTGCTTGTCGAAAGCGTTCAAATACGTAGGGTAGAAAGTCGGGAGTAATTCCTTTACCTGTATCTGTGACTTGGATTTGGGCATTTGCTCCCATCTGCTGGAGAGAGATTTCCACTTGACCGTCTGGTGGTGTAAACTTGACAGCATTTGTCAGTAGATTCATTATTACTTGTTGCAAGCGGTTAGGATCGCCTTCTACTGTACCCACAACGGTGTCAAGCTGGGTCTTAATTTGAATCGATTTAGCTTCAGCCGCTAGCCGCACGGTTTCTAGTGCTGCTTCAATAGTCGCAACCAGATCGACTACACAAATATTTAGACTGAGTTTGCCACGAAGAATGCGGGACACATCTAACAAATCGTCAATTAATTGTGTTTGTAATTTGGCATTGCGCTCGATGATTTCTAGTGCTTGAGTTGTCTTTTCTGCATTTAATTGGCGCTTGAGCAGAAGTGTTGACCAACCTAAAATCGGATTAAGTGGAGAACGTAGTTCATGGGAAACAATCGCCAAAAAATCATCTTTCATGCGGCTAGCTTTTTCTAGCTCTATGCGAGCAGCGCGTTCTCGTTCTAAAGCCTGGGCACGTTCCTCAATGGCTAATTTTTGATCGTGAATATCTGTACAAGAGCCAAACCATTTAACAATTTGGCCTTCTTGTCGTAATGGAAATGCTCTTCCTAAATGCCAGCGGTATTCGCCATTACTAGCACGCAGAAGACGGTACTCGATATCATAAGTTTTACCGGAACTCAGGGAATTTTGCCAAACTTCTATTGTGCGTTGTACATCATCAGGATGCAAAATTTTTTGCCATCCTTCACCACGTGTTTGTTCTAAGGTTTTTCCCGTGTAGTCATACCAACGTTGATTAAAATATTCATGATAGCCATCTGGTTGTGTGATCCAAAACATTTGCGGCATTGTATCCGCTAACGTGCGAAAGACTAATTCACTTTGACGCAGCGCTACTTCTGCTTGCTTGCGATCGGTAATCTCGAAAAGCATTCCCAACATCCGAACAGGCTGGCCTTGTTGGTTGTACTGGAAGCGTCCGAAAGCTGATACCCAATGTAGGCTACCATCTGCCCAAATCACTCGATATTCGTCTTCGTAATCTTGCTGCTTTGCCATCGCCGTTTGAACCTTTACCTCAACGCGAGGTAAATCCTCTGGATGAACTAAGCTAGACCATTCCTGATAAGTTCGTTGTGGGTTTCCCGGCTCATACCCAAAAATCATTTCATGGTAAGGAGTCCAGATCGACCGATCGGTTTGAAGATCCCAATCCCACGATCCCATCCTGGCAGCATCAAGTGCTAAAGTTAGACGTTCTTGGTTTTCCCGCAATGCATTCTCTACCTGTTTGCGTTCAGTCACGTCTAAAAATGCCCCAATCACACCGCGGACAGCATCAGATTCATCTCGCAATGGTACCGCTTTGCCATAGATCGATCGCACATCTCCGTCACTAAAGACAAATTCAAATTCCAACTCAACAGGCTTGCCAGTACTCCCAGCCAGTTGCATTGGTAATTCTTGGGGTGGGATATCTTGCCCATTTTTTTGAATCTTGAACTTAAATGGAAACTGTCCATCAGCAGGAGTAGCTGTTAACACCGATCCTGGTTGTAGCCGCATCAATTCATAGGCAGCTCGGTTGACGCTCATGTGATGGCAGTGCGGATCGTGAGCAATCCAGACAGCGGCAGGAACTGTTTCCATGAAGGTTTCTAGTTCTTGTGCCCGTGCTTTAGCGATCGCTTCACTTTCTTGCAAGGCGAATTCTACTTGCTTGCGATCGCTAATATCAACATTGATTCCGACCATGCGTAAAGGTTTGCCCGCATCATCGTAAAACACTTTCGCTCTGGCGTGCATCCAATGAATACTGCCATCCTTCCAGATGACTCGCCAATCGGTAAACAATTCACCTGTTTGCAATGAAGCAATTACATCTGCTTCTGCCTTCGCTAAATCATTGGGATGAACCCATCTTGCCCACTCTTCATAACTACCCCCAAATTCACCAGGTTCTAGTCCGTAGAGAGCTTCTAACTCTTTTGACCAAATATTAATATTAGTTTGAATATTCCACTCAAAGCTGCCACTTTTGGCAACAGCTTGTGCTAAATCTAACCTCTCTTGCTTTTGTCGCAGATTTTCTGCTATTCGCTTACTAGAAGTTATATCAGTACAAATACCAACCCACTCCCGAATGCTACCGGATTTTGTGACAACTGGTACACCACGTGCAGCAAAATCACGATAAATTCCATCTCTACCAAGTAGGCGATATTCAGTTTCATAGATACTTTTTTGCCGAACAGCTTGCATCCAAACTTGGGCAGTTCGTTCCCGATCTTCTGGGTGCAATGCAGCTAACCAACCCCAACCTTTGACTTCTTCTGGACTTTGCCCAGTGTAAGCCCGCCACTCTGGTACATCAACTACCTGCCCATCAGGATCGGTTGTCCAAACTATCTGAGAAATTGCCACTACCAAAGAACGATACCGCTGTTCGCTTTCTCTTAGAGCTGCTTCTGTTTGTTTGCGTTCGCTGATATCTGTGAGCATAGCGATCGCACTCGAAAATTCACCTTTGTTATTCAAGATGGGGCTAGTGGAGACAATTGCCCAAATATCCGATCCATCTTTGCAGCGTAAACGTAAGTCAAATTGCCGTTTTATCTCTTGAATGCTCTGCTTCTGTTGGTTAAACAATTGCTCTACTTCAATTTGAGCTTGACTTTCCATAAAGTCAAAAATTGGGCAACCAATCATCTCTTCCATGCTGTAGCCAAGCATTTGAGCTAAACGCTGATTCACATATTCTGTCTGTCCTCTGCTGTCCAATATCCAGATACCTTCATTGGCTGTTTCTAGCAACCGACGATAACTTACCTGTAGCTTTGCTAGCTTTGCCTCTGATGCCTGTTTGGCATTACGTAGTTCTGCATTTAACGAACTAATTAAAAGCGCTATCGAGCTAAATATAACTAGCTCTAAAAGATCGGAGCCATTCCTCAGTGTAAGGACGTATATAGGTAGTGTAAAAAAATAGTTATTAGCTAAGATTGATAAGATTGTCGCCACCAAACCAGCAGGAAAGCCACCGTACCAACTACTAA
The genomic region above belongs to Calothrix sp. NIES-2098 and contains:
- a CDS encoding PAS/PAC sensor hybrid histidine kinase, with protein sequence MLRVQRSQMQRYGISILSVLLALLLGLVLERLLQINVSSLFFAAVVFSSWYGGFPAGLVATILSILANNYFFTLPIYVLTLRNGSDLLELVIFSSIALLISSLNAELRNAKQASEAKLAKLQVSYRRLLETANEGIWILDSRGQTEYVNQRLAQMLGYSMEEMIGCPIFDFMESQAQIEVEQLFNQQKQSIQEIKRQFDLRLRCKDGSDIWAIVSTSPILNNKGEFSSAIAMLTDISERKQTEAALRESEQRYRSLVVAISQIVWTTDPDGQVVDVPEWRAYTGQSPEEVKGWGWLAALHPEDRERTAQVWMQAVRQKSIYETEYRLLGRDGIYRDFAARGVPVVTKSGSIREWVGICTDITSSKRIAENLRQKQERLDLAQAVAKSGSFEWNIQTNINIWSKELEALYGLEPGEFGGSYEEWARWVHPNDLAKAEADVIASLQTGELFTDWRVIWKDGSIHWMHARAKVFYDDAGKPLRMVGINVDISDRKQVEFALQESEAIAKARAQELETFMETVPAAVWIAHDPHCHHMSVNRAAYELMRLQPGSVLTATPADGQFPFKFKIQKNGQDIPPQELPMQLAGSTGKPVELEFEFVFSDGDVRSIYGKAVPLRDESDAVRGVIGAFLDVTERKQVENALRENQERLTLALDAARMGSWDWDLQTDRSIWTPYHEMIFGYEPGNPQRTYQEWSSLVHPEDLPRVEVKVQTAMAKQQDYEDEYRVIWADGSLHWVSAFGRFQYNQQGQPVRMLGMLFEITDRKQAEVALRQSELVFRTLADTMPQMFWITQPDGYHEYFNQRWYDYTGKTLEQTRGEGWQKILHPDDVQRTIEVWQNSLSSGKTYDIEYRLLRASNGEYRWHLGRAFPLRQEGQIVKWFGSCTDIHDQKLAIEERAQALERERAARIELEKASRMKDDFLAIVSHELRSPLNPILGWSTLLLKRQLNAEKTTQALEIIERNAKLQTQLIDDLLDVSRILRGKLSLNICVVDLVATIEAALETVRLAAEAKSIQIKTQLDTVVGTVEGDPNRLQQVIMNLLTNAVKFTPPDGQVEISLQQMGANAQIQVTDTGKGITPDFLPYVFERFRQADDVTTRKFGGLGLGLAIVRHIVELHGGSVQVASPGEGLGATFTVNLPVMTLVSAKHEDKQLPNDSPNLQGLRIVAVDDDVDSLDLITFILEQYGVEVTAVASASQALKAIAKIQPDLLISDIAMPEIDGYTLIRQVRALKASGVERVPAIALTAFAGEANNQKILAAGFQRHITKPVDPDELAIAIEQEVKSQ